GCGAGCGACCGACGTCACATCTCGCGGTCAGACCGGCGTCGAAGCCGACAGAGTCGCACCGGAGAAGAGCAACCGGATCCGTCCGAGCCACGGGAGGCGGAGCTCCGCGGTTCCGCGAACCCACGACGGCCTCACCGGAGAGCTGATGCCGTCGGCCTGGTCGTAGTAGCCGTTGTGGTCGCCCTTCGTGATGAAGCCGGCGTGTGGCGCGGGACAGTACGTGAGCTCCGAGCAGTTGCGCGCGCCCTCCACGTACCGCGCGTCGGCCTCGTCGTACCAGTTCTCGCCGTCGTTCACCCAGAACCGAGCGCGGTGTATCACCGGCGTCGTTCGACTCCTGCCGTCGCGCTCGTATACCACGACGTCCCCGTATTCGTGGAACGTCCGGTAATCCGCTCGCTCTCCCACCCGATAGGTGACGACGCCGGTGTCGCCGTACGCCGAATCCGGGCTGAACCGGTGTTCCTCGGTGACGAAGACGAGGTCGCCCTTCTGGATATGTGGCTGCATGCTTCCTGATTCGACGGCGACGAGCGGCGGCCAGAGCCCACTCACCCCGAAGAGCAGGAGGCCGACGACGGCGACGACGAGCGCACTCGAGAGGACCTCGCGAGCGAACACGACGACCCCGTGGTCGGAGCGGTATACCCGTTCGACGGCGGCGGCGATTCGGCGGAGCAGACCGGGGCTATTCGGACCAGTCATGGTGGGAACTTCCCGGATTCGAGCGGCGACATCGACACGAGAAGCTATCCGCGAGTATTTACTTAATACGTGTCATCTCTGGGTCCGTCGTGCCACGCGTCCGGCCGCGCCCGCTGGAACGCCAGCGGCTCACGTCGCGCGCTCGAACGTCGGCGCTCCGACGCATCACCCTCTGCCGCCGTGCCACCGGCTTCGCGGGGGTTTTCCGCGTCGCCGCGCAAACTCAGCCATGCCCGTCATCGACCACGTGCCGTTCGCCGCGAACGACCACGACGCCGCCGTGAAGCGCTTCGAGAACGCCGGGCTCCCGACGACCTACGGCGGCCGTCACCCCGAGCAGGGCACGGAGATGTCGATGGTCGTCCTCCCCGACGGCTCCTACCTCGAGATTATCGCGCCCGCCGAGGACGCCGACGACCCCGGCTACTGGCCGGACCACCTCGCCGCCGACGCCGGCCCCTGCGCGTGGTGCGTCGACTCCGGCAGCGTCCACGCCACCTGCCAGCGCGCCATCACGCAGGACATCGAAGTCCACGGCCCGCTCCGCGGCACCCGCGACACCCCCGCCGGCGAGCGCGCCGAGTGGGATATGGCCTACCTCGGCCCGCGCGACGACGGCCTCCTCCCGTTCACCATCGCCGACCGCACCCCCCGCGAGTTCCGCGTCCCCGACAGCGACCTCTACGGCGCGCCCATCTCCGGCATCTCCCACGTCGTCATCGCCGTCCCCGACCTCGACGCCGCTTCCCGAACGCTCACTCGCCTCTACCGCTTCCCCGAACCCCGCACCGGCCACGACGACTACTACGGCGACCTCGCCGTCTTCCCCGGCGAGAACGTCGTCCTCGCCGAACCCGCCCGCGGCCCCCTCGACGACCGCGTCGACGCCTTCGGCGCGGTCCCCGCGACCGTCCTCCTCGGCGGCGACGTCGACGGCGCTCGCCACTCATACTCCCTCGGCGACGCGACGACCATCCTCGACTCCCGCGTCCGCTACGTCGACGGCTTCGACCGCGAACTCGCCGTCGTCGACCGCTAACCCGCGGCCCGCCGTCTCACGGACTAAGCCACGAGGCGACCGGCCGCGTCACATCCCGCTCTCTCACTCCTCCTCGTCGTCGAGTCGGGCTTCGAGTTCCTCGACGCGCGCGTGCAACGCCTCGACGTCCGCGCGGAGCTCGCGGACCGGCCGGCGAATGCGTCGGCGAAGCGCGAGCACGAGGAGGCCGAGCGCGAAGCTGAGACAAAGAAGCACGGGAGCGAGGACGACCGGATGCGTGGGGATGGTGAGGTCGACCGGCACGAGTCAGGCTTCTCGGAACCGCCGGAGGGCGTTTCGCTGGTGGTCCGGCATCACCTCTAGGACGACCGCCCCGTCGAAGGAGCCCTTCACGAGTCGACAGAGCGTCGCCATCTCGATGTCGCCCTCGCCGAACGGTACGCCGTCGCGCGTCGCCGTCGAATCCGTGAGATGCACCACGTCGATACGGCCGCCGTGTCGGTCGAGGAGCATCTGGAACTCCGTCAGGTAGTCCGGGTGCGCCATGAAGAGATGTGCCGTGTCGAGAACGAGACCGTGTCCCTGGTCGAGGACGAGGTTCGTCAGGTGGCGGACGCTCGCCCCCGGCGGGTTCTCGTAACCGTGCGCCGCCTCGAACCCCGCGCCTTCGAGCTCGGGAACGTGCGTCAGGTTCGAATACTGCGTGTGGACCACGAGGTACGCGTCCAGCTCGACCGCCAGCGCGTCAGCCACTCGGAGCGGCCCGTGCTCGCCCGGGAGGACGTGCGGCGTGTGTACCGACACCGCCGACACCGGCGACGCCTCGACGCGCGCCGCCAGCGTCTCCGCGCCCTCCTCGACGACGTCGAGCGGTAAGTGGAGTTCCACCGCGTCGAACCCCCGGTCCGCCGACCGGCGGAGCGCCTCCCGCGTCGGCGGACACTTCCCAGCGACCTGCATGTCCGCCTCGTCGACGCCCGGCCGGATGTAGCTACCGCTCGGCGACTGGCGCGAAGGATGAAAAGCGTCGTCGGCTCAGATCTCGCTCTCGAAGTCCTCGAGCGCGTACGTCGGCTCTGCGCCGCGGCGGTCGAGCGTCTCGTTGGCGAGGAGCCAGTAGACGACGGAGAGTGCGCGCCGCCCCTTGTTGTTCGTCGGGACGACGAGGTCCACGTTGCTCGTGGAGTTGTTCGAGTCGCACATCGCGATCACGGGGATGCCGACCGTGATCGCTTCCTTCACAGCTTGGCTGTCACCGATCGGGTCGGTGACGACGAGCACGTCCGGCTCGATGTAGCCGTCGTACTTCGGGTTCGTCAGCGTCCCGGGGATGAACCGGCCGGTGCGGGCGCGCGCGCCGATGGCGTCCGCGAACTTCTCCGCGGGGAACCGGCCGTACTGGCGGCTCGACGTGACGAGCACCTGGTCGGGGCGGTAGTTCGAGAGGAAGTCCGCCGCCGTCCGGATGCGGTCGTCCGTCGTCGAGACGTCCAGCACGTAGAGACCGTCGGTCCGGACGCGGTGGATGAACCGCTCCATGTCCTTGGTCTTCTGCTGCGTACCGATGTGGACCCCGGCGGCGAGGTAGTCCTCGACCGGAATCAGGAGGTCGGCGTCCTCGTCGGGCATTACGTCCTCGGTCCCCGCGGCGGGCGCTTCGACCTCCTCCTCGGGCTCCGCGGCGGCCTCCTCGGCCACCTCGGACTCCTCGGGTTCGGCGTCGGCGTCGACGTCCGCGTCGACCACTTCGTCTTGGGTTTCGGTTTCGTTCTCAGTCATGCCTCGTCGGCAATTCGGATGAGTTCGTTCAGTTTGGCTGTGCGTTCACCGCCGACCGTGCCCGTCTTGATGAACGGCGCGTCGGTCGCGACGGCGAGATGAGCGATGGTGGTGTCCTCCGTCTCCCCGCTCCGATGGCTGACGACAGGGCCGTAGCCGTTGGAGACGGCGAGTTCGATGGCGTCGAACGCCTCGGTGAGCGTGCCGATCTGGTTCGGCTTCACGAGGATGCTGTTCGCGGCGTCCTGCTCGATGCCCGTGCGGAGGCGCTCCGTGTTCGTCACGAAGAGGTCGTCGCCGCAGACGAGCGTGCGGTCGCCCACGCGCTCCGTGAGCGCGGCGAACCCCTCGTAGTCGTCCTCGTCGAGCGGGTCTTCGACGTACGCGAGCCCGTACTCGTCGACGAGTCCCGCGACGTAGTCGACCTGTTCGGCCGTGCTCCGGGTTTCGTCCCCGAAGACGTACGTCTCGCTCTCCGCGTCGTAGCGTTCCGCGGCGGCCATGTCGAGGCCGAACTTCACCTCGAACCCGAAGTCGTCGGCGACCGTCTCCACGGCCTCCGCGACGAGTTCGAGCGCGTCCGCGTCCGAGAGCGGTGGTGCCCACGCGCCCTCGTCCCCGAGCCCCGCGGCGATGCCGCGGTCTTCGAGGATCTCGCTCACTTCGTGGTGGACGGCCGCGTTCGCGAACACGGCGTCGCGCACGTTCGGCGCGCCGACGGGGGCGGCGAGGAACTCCTGAATCGCGGTCGCCTCCTGCGCGTGCTCGCCACCGCCGACGACGTTTCCGAGCGG
This sequence is a window from Halocalculus aciditolerans. Protein-coding genes within it:
- a CDS encoding S24/S26 family peptidase; amino-acid sequence: MTGPNSPGLLRRIAAAVERVYRSDHGVVVFAREVLSSALVVAVVGLLLFGVSGLWPPLVAVESGSMQPHIQKGDLVFVTEEHRFSPDSAYGDTGVVTYRVGERADYRTFHEYGDVVVYERDGRSRTTPVIHRARFWVNDGENWYDEADARYVEGARNCSELTYCPAPHAGFITKGDHNGYYDQADGISSPVRPSWVRGTAELRLPWLGRIRLLFSGATLSASTPV
- a CDS encoding VOC family protein; amino-acid sequence: MPVIDHVPFAANDHDAAVKRFENAGLPTTYGGRHPEQGTEMSMVVLPDGSYLEIIAPAEDADDPGYWPDHLAADAGPCAWCVDSGSVHATCQRAITQDIEVHGPLRGTRDTPAGERAEWDMAYLGPRDDGLLPFTIADRTPREFRVPDSDLYGAPISGISHVVIAVPDLDAASRTLTRLYRFPEPRTGHDDYYGDLAVFPGENVVLAEPARGPLDDRVDAFGAVPATVLLGGDVDGARHSYSLGDATTILDSRVRYVDGFDRELAVVDR
- a CDS encoding sugar phosphate isomerase/epimerase family protein, with amino-acid sequence MQVAGKCPPTREALRRSADRGFDAVELHLPLDVVEEGAETLAARVEASPVSAVSVHTPHVLPGEHGPLRVADALAVELDAYLVVHTQYSNLTHVPELEGAGFEAAHGYENPPGASVRHLTNLVLDQGHGLVLDTAHLFMAHPDYLTEFQMLLDRHGGRIDVVHLTDSTATRDGVPFGEGDIEMATLCRLVKGSFDGAVVLEVMPDHQRNALRRFREA
- the rpsB gene encoding 30S ribosomal protein S2 codes for the protein MTENETETQDEVVDADVDADAEPEESEVAEEAAAEPEEEVEAPAAGTEDVMPDEDADLLIPVEDYLAAGVHIGTQQKTKDMERFIHRVRTDGLYVLDVSTTDDRIRTAADFLSNYRPDQVLVTSSRQYGRFPAEKFADAIGARARTGRFIPGTLTNPKYDGYIEPDVLVVTDPIGDSQAVKEAITVGIPVIAMCDSNNSTSNVDLVVPTNNKGRRALSVVYWLLANETLDRRGAEPTYALEDFESEI
- the eno gene encoding phosphopyruvate hydratase, with the protein product MGLVESVSLRSVLDSRGNPTVEASVYTESGGHGRALAPSGASTGEYEAIELPAEEAIAAAREHAVPRLEGRVFAGDQREVDSALRAADGTDDFSQIGANSAVAISMAAAKAGADVAGLPLYQHLGGAFRGRNFPVPLGNVVGGGEHAQEATAIQEFLAAPVGAPNVRDAVFANAAVHHEVSEILEDRGIAAGLGDEGAWAPPLSDADALELVAEAVETVADDFGFEVKFGLDMAAAERYDAESETYVFGDETRSTAEQVDYVAGLVDEYGLAYVEDPLDEDDYEGFAALTERVGDRTLVCGDDLFVTNTERLRTGIEQDAANSILVKPNQIGTLTEAFDAIELAVSNGYGPVVSHRSGETEDTTIAHLAVATDAPFIKTGTVGGERTAKLNELIRIADEA